One window of the Shewanella maritima genome contains the following:
- a CDS encoding MFS transporter, with protein sequence MKFIGQTNSNKWLIASIKMAIASSVFQLLPLYLDAISRHLSLSPFEITYIATIEILGFALASFICFIAKKTKSFEIKENVALMVLVVSHVLSALVTAEAIFFSLRLVAGISAGVVIVKTYEVLANEPNPDVAFGKAMAVQMCYAALMFVCLPSILHGFGFDSLFYIFAAAAFLMLLVPASPDFTINHAPSQTPTEAAQLLKGLAALFLFSLTHSGVWSILAVLGQKLSIEPQAQGNALAVGTIISLFGALLAAWIGKGKHKTQALMLCVVCQLGIITLLFNNQSQFGYFIYISVFMFLWNTILPLFIGTISIADKQGQVIGFMVAAQTIGAAIGPSALVHGWIVVEMSVLILVSVFLLYPLLPKAKCQNQSN encoded by the coding sequence TTGAAATTCATCGGCCAAACAAACAGTAATAAGTGGCTTATTGCCAGTATAAAAATGGCGATTGCTTCGAGTGTGTTCCAATTGCTGCCTTTATATCTGGATGCTATTTCTCGTCATTTATCATTGTCACCTTTTGAAATCACCTATATCGCCACCATCGAGATCCTCGGTTTTGCGCTGGCATCCTTTATTTGCTTTATCGCCAAGAAAACAAAGTCTTTTGAAATTAAAGAAAACGTTGCTCTGATGGTATTAGTCGTTAGTCATGTGCTAAGTGCACTGGTGACCGCAGAAGCTATTTTCTTTAGCTTGCGACTGGTTGCAGGCATTAGCGCAGGGGTTGTTATCGTAAAAACTTATGAAGTGCTGGCCAACGAACCCAACCCAGACGTGGCTTTTGGTAAAGCAATGGCGGTGCAAATGTGCTATGCAGCACTCATGTTTGTCTGCTTGCCATCAATACTGCACGGCTTTGGGTTTGACTCACTATTCTACATCTTTGCCGCGGCAGCTTTTTTAATGCTACTAGTACCAGCCAGCCCAGACTTTACAATTAACCATGCTCCTAGCCAAACACCAACTGAAGCTGCTCAGCTTTTAAAAGGCCTCGCCGCACTATTTTTATTTTCGTTAACACACTCTGGAGTATGGTCAATACTTGCGGTACTTGGACAAAAGCTCAGTATCGAACCTCAAGCACAAGGTAATGCTCTCGCTGTAGGCACTATTATCAGTTTGTTTGGCGCCTTACTTGCAGCTTGGATAGGCAAAGGAAAACATAAAACTCAGGCATTGATGCTCTGCGTGGTATGCCAACTTGGCATTATCACCTTACTATTTAACAACCAATCCCAATTTGGTTATTTCATTTATATCTCGGTATTCATGTTCTTATGGAATACCATCTTGCCTTTATTCATCGGCACTATTTCGATTGCAGACAAGCAAGGGCAAGTAATTGGTTTTATGGTTGCAGCGCAAACGATTGGCGCAGCGATTGGCCCTTCTGCTCTGGTTCATGGCTGGATAGTTGTTGAGATGTCTGTATTAATTTTAGTCTCTGTATTTTTGCTCTACCCACTGTTACCAAAAGCAAAATGTCAAAACCAGAGTAACTAG
- a CDS encoding efflux RND transporter permease subunit — protein sequence MVEFFIKRPKFAIVLSIVMTLAGLMSLIRMPVSQFPNIVPPSIEVFAVFPGADHNTIRNTVATVIEQEINGVENMIYLESKSNNDNTYLAYVTFAIGTDPDKAQVLVQNRVNKAMAKLPEEVKRQGVTVEKVANSILMTVNPYSPNQSFDNLYLSNYASLNIKDALLRVNGVGKVQVIGEQNYAMRVWLNPEKMAAKAITAGEIADAIATQNTTVAAGKLGERPSTGQQVFQYTIQTQGRLVNAEEFENIILRANNDGSFVTLNDVATIELAAEQYSAFATFGANDSPILAIYQAPGANALEVAQGVRQEMERLSKRFPQDMDYAVTYDSTTFIEVSMDEVFETLYIALGLVIVVTFLFLQSWRATLIPTIAIPVSLIGTFAVMAMLGIDINTLSMFGLILAIGVVVDAAIVVIENVERLMADEGLAAPQATSKAMKEVTAPLIASALVLLAVFGPVSVAPGMVGQMYQQFGVTISVSTIISTVVALTLTPALCAIMMRHEHPKTTGFLGMFNRCVTRVTQGYVGSVGFLGKRLALSAALFAMLIAAIAVFGNKLPSDFIPAEDQGSFMVDLNLPEASSLDRTDVMVNDMLAKIEQLDGVKHIVAAKGYSLLKGAASPNSGMMIVVLEDWTERTRPEQSEFALVAQTQALIDANSDISGMAFSMPAIPGLGTAGGLTLQVEDLQGRSVEAMGPAIEDYLDALNQSEKIAMAFSTYSANVPQLYLDIDRQKAFALGVNLADVNQTLSAMMGSMYVNDFTKFGKNYQVTLQAEQSFRNDEKDLSQIYVKSASGAMVKLSNFAQYKSLVGADSTARYNLYNTAQVIAIPAEGFSSGQAIAEMEQIADTVLPNGYAYEWTGMTYQELAAGDSAPYLFALALLFTYLFLVAQYESWMIPLAIILCVPTALFGALGYTALVGGTINLYTQVGLVLLIGMASRNAILIVEFAKVLREEQGLSILDAAKQAIALRLRAVLMTAFSFILGVLPLVIATGAGSASRNALGEASFGGMLAATVVGCLLVPVFFVMLQKLREKLNPQSSAQ from the coding sequence ATGGTTGAGTTTTTCATTAAACGCCCCAAGTTTGCCATTGTGTTATCGATTGTGATGACACTAGCAGGCTTGATGAGCTTAATACGTATGCCGGTATCGCAATTTCCAAACATTGTGCCGCCGTCTATTGAAGTATTCGCCGTGTTCCCAGGCGCTGATCACAACACCATTCGTAACACGGTAGCAACTGTTATCGAGCAAGAGATCAATGGTGTAGAAAACATGATCTACCTGGAGTCGAAGTCCAATAACGACAACACCTATCTTGCTTATGTCACCTTTGCTATCGGCACTGATCCAGACAAGGCTCAGGTACTGGTGCAAAATCGAGTTAACAAAGCCATGGCTAAGCTACCTGAAGAGGTAAAGCGCCAAGGTGTCACGGTTGAGAAAGTCGCTAACTCTATCTTAATGACGGTTAACCCATACTCACCAAATCAGAGTTTTGACAATCTTTATCTGTCTAACTATGCCTCACTCAATATTAAAGATGCCCTATTAAGGGTTAATGGCGTGGGTAAAGTGCAGGTCATTGGTGAACAAAACTACGCAATGCGTGTATGGTTAAACCCAGAAAAAATGGCAGCCAAAGCCATTACTGCGGGTGAAATTGCAGATGCGATAGCCACGCAAAATACCACAGTAGCGGCAGGTAAACTGGGTGAGCGCCCATCAACTGGGCAACAAGTATTCCAATACACCATTCAAACTCAAGGCCGCCTAGTTAACGCAGAAGAATTTGAAAATATTATTCTGCGCGCTAATAACGACGGTAGCTTTGTGACCCTAAACGATGTCGCGACGATAGAGTTAGCAGCAGAGCAATACTCAGCATTTGCAACATTTGGCGCTAACGACAGCCCGATTCTGGCAATTTATCAGGCACCGGGTGCTAACGCGCTTGAGGTTGCACAAGGTGTACGTCAGGAGATGGAACGTTTAAGCAAACGTTTCCCTCAAGACATGGATTATGCGGTTACTTACGACTCAACGACCTTTATTGAAGTGTCGATGGATGAGGTATTTGAAACCTTATACATCGCACTAGGGCTCGTTATTGTGGTGACCTTCCTATTCCTGCAAAGCTGGCGCGCAACCTTAATCCCGACTATCGCGATTCCTGTATCGCTTATCGGTACCTTTGCGGTGATGGCAATGCTAGGGATTGATATCAACACCTTGTCTATGTTTGGTCTAATCCTCGCTATCGGTGTGGTAGTAGATGCTGCAATTGTTGTAATTGAAAACGTAGAGCGTTTAATGGCTGACGAAGGCCTCGCAGCGCCGCAGGCCACCTCGAAAGCAATGAAAGAAGTGACAGCACCGCTTATCGCGTCAGCGTTGGTATTACTGGCAGTATTTGGCCCAGTATCAGTCGCACCAGGTATGGTAGGCCAAATGTACCAACAATTTGGTGTAACGATTTCTGTTTCGACCATTATCTCTACCGTCGTTGCACTAACACTTACACCTGCACTTTGTGCCATCATGATGCGCCATGAGCATCCTAAAACCACTGGCTTTTTAGGCATGTTTAACCGCTGTGTTACCCGTGTCACTCAAGGCTATGTTGGCTCTGTGGGCTTTTTAGGTAAACGCTTAGCATTAAGTGCAGCCCTATTTGCCATGTTGATTGCGGCTATCGCGGTGTTTGGCAATAAACTGCCATCTGACTTTATTCCAGCAGAAGATCAGGGCTCATTTATGGTGGACTTAAATCTGCCTGAAGCCTCATCGCTGGACCGCACTGACGTGATGGTAAACGACATGCTCGCTAAAATTGAGCAGCTCGATGGCGTTAAGCACATAGTCGCCGCTAAAGGTTATAGCTTGCTAAAAGGCGCTGCGTCACCTAACTCAGGCATGATGATTGTTGTGCTAGAGGACTGGACTGAGCGTACTCGCCCAGAGCAATCTGAATTTGCACTAGTGGCACAAACTCAAGCGCTAATTGATGCAAACAGTGATATTTCAGGTATGGCATTTTCAATGCCTGCGATTCCAGGTTTAGGTACTGCTGGCGGTTTGACCTTACAAGTTGAAGACTTACAAGGCCGCAGTGTTGAGGCGATGGGCCCAGCCATTGAAGACTATTTAGATGCCCTAAATCAGTCTGAAAAAATTGCCATGGCATTTTCAACCTATAGCGCCAATGTGCCGCAGCTTTACCTAGATATCGACCGTCAAAAAGCCTTTGCACTTGGTGTAAACCTAGCTGACGTAAACCAAACGCTATCAGCCATGATGGGTAGCATGTACGTCAACGACTTCACTAAGTTTGGTAAGAACTATCAAGTCACACTACAAGCTGAACAGAGCTTTCGTAATGACGAGAAAGACTTAAGCCAAATCTATGTGAAATCTGCCTCGGGCGCCATGGTTAAGCTGTCAAACTTTGCCCAATACAAGTCGCTTGTAGGTGCTGACAGCACAGCAAGATACAACCTGTACAACACAGCTCAAGTGATTGCGATTCCGGCAGAGGGTTTTAGTAGTGGTCAAGCCATTGCTGAAATGGAGCAAATTGCAGATACCGTGCTACCAAATGGCTATGCCTATGAGTGGACCGGTATGACTTATCAGGAATTAGCAGCAGGTGACAGTGCCCCTTACCTATTTGCGCTAGCACTACTGTTTACTTACCTGTTCTTAGTTGCTCAGTACGAAAGCTGGATGATCCCACTGGCCATTATCTTGTGTGTACCAACAGCACTGTTTGGTGCCTTAGGTTACACCGCATTAGTTGGCGGTACGATTAACCTTTATACCCAGGTTGGTTTAGTGCTGTTGATTGGTATGGCGAGTCGCAACGCGATTTTGATTGTAGAGTTCGCCAAAGTGCTGCGAGAAGAGCAAGGATTGTCGATTCTTGATGCTGCAAAACAAGCCATTGCCCTACGTTTACGTGCGGTATTGATGACAGCATTCTCGTTCATCCTAGGTGTACTGCCACTAGTTATCGCAACCGGTGCAGGCTCGGCGAGTCGTAACGCACTAGGTGAAGCAAGCTTTGGCGGCATGCTCGCGGCAACGGTTGTGGGTTGTCTGCTAGTGCCAGTGTTCTTTGTCATGCTGCAAAAGCTGCGCGAGAAGCTTAACCCGCAAAGCAGCGCGCAATAA
- a CDS encoding LysR family transcriptional regulator: MLITSERLMYLVTVADQGSFSAAARVLNVSPSAVNQMINNMEVDLDLSLFDRTAGKAPKLTNAGKAIYFQAQELMPRFEAIEKKVQSLKDGVETSLTIAVHGFTFTEQVNNAIYELTQEFPQLQVNIVDSEQADLTSESSSVDIVISPASLVPLRGLESKMFDKVHWQFVAATSHPLAKRRGELTKLDLIEHFQLLSSQGRVATPELIESLRYSPKVISCDQTYQIRSLLLNGTGFTMYPKRLAKELVDNGSVKVLKVDFDSDLLEWPVEVCWSQAIGQAGQWFIDSLLDE; this comes from the coding sequence ATGCTTATTACATCTGAACGTTTAATGTATTTGGTTACAGTAGCCGACCAAGGTTCGTTTTCGGCTGCGGCCAGAGTGCTAAATGTTAGCCCGTCTGCAGTGAACCAAATGATCAACAATATGGAAGTCGATCTCGACTTAAGCTTATTTGATCGAACTGCAGGTAAAGCGCCCAAATTGACCAATGCAGGAAAGGCGATTTATTTTCAGGCGCAAGAGTTAATGCCAAGATTTGAAGCGATTGAGAAGAAAGTGCAGTCGCTAAAAGATGGGGTTGAGACATCTTTAACCATAGCCGTTCATGGTTTTACTTTTACCGAGCAGGTCAATAATGCCATTTACGAGTTAACCCAGGAGTTTCCACAGCTGCAGGTGAATATTGTTGATAGTGAGCAGGCCGACCTGACATCCGAAAGTAGCTCTGTCGATATCGTTATCTCGCCAGCATCGCTGGTTCCGCTTCGCGGTTTAGAAAGCAAAATGTTTGATAAAGTACACTGGCAGTTCGTGGCTGCGACCAGCCACCCGCTGGCGAAACGCCGCGGCGAGTTAACTAAATTAGACTTAATTGAACATTTTCAATTGTTGTCGTCTCAGGGCCGTGTGGCAACACCTGAGTTAATAGAGTCGTTGCGTTACAGCCCTAAAGTGATTTCATGTGATCAAACATACCAAATCCGCTCACTACTGCTTAATGGCACTGGTTTTACCATGTATCCAAAACGTTTAGCCAAAGAGCTTGTTGATAACGGCAGCGTTAAAGTGCTCAAGGTTGATTTCGACTCAGATTTGCTCGAATGGCCTGTTGAGGTGTGTTGGTCTCAGGCCATCGGGCAGGCGGGTCAATGGTTTATTGATAGCTTACTTGACGAGTAA
- a CDS encoding LysR family transcriptional regulator, which produces MLNIEQLNAFVAAAEKGSFSAAARHIGKSQSSVSISVNNLELDLGISLFDRSTKYPTLTVQGERLYQQAKILLRQAERMESYALGVNEEVEDTLVIGIDSLAPLALIEAPLEKLGQKFPFTNVKLIKLANNQLANAVHSGEIQVAMMFPDEGVPEHLDFLSCMNVEWVCVCSPDSSFADMDVVDNETLISHRQVICSGLMDNSVMRTQSILSQDVWEASDQDDVVRLIEQDIGWGFIPQAMLGDRQALGTLNVFKPEFNLAPMINSLDICWRTNIQHGPAAQFFIDQITELGSKQ; this is translated from the coding sequence ATGTTAAATATTGAACAACTTAATGCGTTTGTGGCAGCGGCAGAGAAGGGATCATTTTCAGCCGCGGCAAGGCATATTGGTAAAAGCCAAAGCTCTGTGAGTATTAGCGTTAATAACTTAGAGTTAGATTTAGGTATTTCACTGTTTGACCGCAGCACTAAGTATCCAACCTTAACGGTGCAAGGTGAGCGCCTGTATCAGCAAGCTAAAATTCTGCTGCGTCAAGCTGAGCGTATGGAAAGCTACGCCCTTGGGGTTAACGAAGAAGTTGAAGATACCTTGGTTATTGGGATCGATTCATTAGCACCTTTAGCGCTCATCGAAGCTCCCCTGGAAAAGCTCGGACAGAAGTTCCCATTTACCAATGTTAAGTTGATCAAGCTAGCAAATAACCAATTGGCTAATGCCGTTCACAGTGGTGAAATACAAGTCGCCATGATGTTCCCTGATGAGGGCGTACCAGAGCATTTAGACTTTCTGTCGTGTATGAATGTTGAGTGGGTTTGTGTATGTAGTCCTGACTCCAGTTTTGCCGACATGGACGTGGTTGATAACGAAACTTTAATCTCGCATAGGCAGGTTATTTGCTCTGGATTGATGGACAATTCAGTCATGAGAACCCAGTCGATATTGTCGCAAGATGTCTGGGAAGCATCTGATCAAGATGATGTAGTCCGCTTAATCGAGCAAGATATTGGTTGGGGCTTTATTCCACAAGCCATGTTAGGCGATAGGCAAGCATTAGGCACACTCAATGTATTTAAGCCTGAGTTTAACTTGGCGCCTATGATTAACTCGCTGGATATTTGCTGGCGCACCAATATTCAACATGGCCCAGCAGCTCAGTTTTTTATTGATCAAATAACAGAGCTTGGCAGCAAACAGTAA
- a CDS encoding efflux RND transporter periplasmic adaptor subunit, whose translation MKSSTTLTKIYRNAHGLTAQNSAATRKLNSTKKLTAALSLIALSCMATGCSDEDMQQAEAALAKVSVQQVSPQAMQLEEEFMGKTQAVHSLEIKPKVSGYIINKAFEDGAEVKAGTLLFEIDPTPFEVEANRLQAVLAQKQALLTMKAKLVNKASALVEQKALSQIELEQLGAEFNMVKAEAKAAEAALDNALLQLSYTKIYAPFDGLVSDSQHTIGSLVGPQSAPLTRLISFDKMHVNIHLDEKDYLNTLQAMAQSGEEITNPAMTLKLANGTHYSHKGEVEFIDNEVDSNNGTIRFRITFPNPDRLLFPGQFVSVTSQQTTPTQAIVVPQNAVQEDQGGRYVLTVNETNTVQAKYLTLGQRVGNDWLVTQGLTSGEQVIVSGLQGVRAGAQVEVEPVIKLANKG comes from the coding sequence ATGAAAAGCTCGACAACACTAACCAAGATTTACCGCAATGCTCACGGCTTAACTGCCCAAAATAGCGCGGCTACGCGCAAGCTAAACTCTACAAAGAAGCTAACCGCTGCATTAAGCCTAATTGCACTGAGCTGCATGGCTACCGGTTGCAGTGACGAAGACATGCAGCAAGCCGAAGCCGCGCTGGCTAAAGTTTCAGTGCAACAGGTTTCACCTCAGGCTATGCAACTAGAAGAAGAGTTCATGGGTAAAACTCAAGCTGTTCATTCACTTGAGATTAAACCTAAGGTTTCTGGTTACATCATCAATAAAGCGTTTGAAGATGGCGCAGAAGTCAAAGCTGGCACTTTACTGTTTGAGATAGACCCAACGCCATTTGAAGTTGAGGCGAATCGTTTACAAGCGGTACTGGCGCAAAAGCAAGCACTACTTACCATGAAGGCTAAGCTAGTCAACAAAGCAAGTGCACTGGTAGAGCAAAAGGCCCTGAGTCAGATTGAGCTGGAGCAACTAGGCGCTGAGTTCAACATGGTTAAAGCTGAAGCCAAAGCTGCTGAAGCGGCGCTTGATAACGCCTTACTGCAGTTGTCATACACCAAGATTTACGCACCATTTGACGGCCTAGTCAGTGACAGCCAACATACTATTGGCTCACTCGTTGGCCCACAAAGCGCCCCGCTAACTCGTCTTATCAGCTTCGATAAGATGCACGTTAACATCCACCTTGATGAAAAAGACTACCTCAATACACTGCAAGCTATGGCTCAATCTGGCGAGGAAATTACCAACCCAGCAATGACCTTAAAACTTGCCAACGGCACCCACTATTCACACAAAGGTGAAGTTGAATTTATTGACAACGAAGTCGACAGCAACAACGGTACGATTCGTTTCCGTATCACCTTCCCTAACCCAGACAGATTGCTGTTCCCAGGCCAATTTGTCTCGGTGACATCGCAACAAACCACACCAACTCAAGCCATTGTTGTACCGCAAAATGCTGTGCAAGAGGACCAAGGTGGTCGCTATGTGTTGACGGTTAATGAGACCAACACAGTACAAGCTAAATACCTAACCCTAGGTCAACGAGTAGGTAACGATTGGTTGGTCACCCAAGGGCTAACTTCTGGCGAGCAAGTGATTGTGAGCGGCCTACAGGGTGTTCGTGCTGGCGCGCAAGTTGAAGTCGAGCCTGTGATTAAGTTAGCAAATAAGGGGTAA
- a CDS encoding glyceraldehyde-3-phosphate dehydrogenase: MNTQNQRNKFVPLKTITAAIALLGCVSHSQADFMEQFRDSKDGKFDVSQWILDNAVGFMPVPLIVTEPAVGAGGGAALLFFHETDEQKAIRQQNPDDVSGIPPSVTGVVGLATSNGSKLAGVFHSGNWKEDNIRYLGGFFGASFNLKQYENGSDKPNEFNMQGHYFFQDIDFRIAGSNFFVGADYVNMSSTTLFKLADPIEGVPSPEFDSVDAHVGVKLTYDSLDNTFSARSGTKAGIKAKFHGKKVGGDFDYQDYHLFVNNYTRLSPKWGLGVRLDGKSATEGVPFYAKPFIDMRGMAAMRYQADNTALGEIELSYDIDDRWTVLGFAGTGKAFDHNQSFSDAKWQSAQGGGFRYLIARQLGIRAGIDIAKGPEEWTTYIQFGGAW; the protein is encoded by the coding sequence ATGAACACACAAAATCAGCGAAACAAGTTTGTGCCGCTAAAAACCATTACAGCCGCAATTGCGCTACTAGGCTGTGTATCTCACAGTCAAGCTGATTTTATGGAGCAATTTCGCGACTCAAAAGATGGCAAGTTTGATGTCAGTCAATGGATTCTAGATAACGCGGTCGGTTTTATGCCAGTACCACTTATCGTAACTGAACCTGCCGTTGGCGCAGGTGGCGGTGCTGCACTGCTGTTTTTCCACGAAACAGACGAGCAAAAAGCGATCCGTCAACAAAACCCTGACGATGTTTCAGGTATTCCACCAAGTGTAACCGGTGTTGTTGGCTTAGCGACAAGTAACGGCAGTAAGCTTGCTGGTGTTTTTCACTCAGGCAACTGGAAAGAAGATAACATTCGTTATTTAGGTGGTTTTTTCGGTGCGAGCTTTAACCTAAAGCAATATGAAAATGGCAGCGATAAGCCCAATGAATTCAATATGCAAGGTCACTACTTTTTCCAAGATATTGATTTCAGAATCGCTGGCTCAAACTTCTTTGTCGGTGCTGACTACGTCAATATGTCATCAACTACCTTGTTCAAGCTAGCCGACCCAATTGAAGGGGTTCCGTCACCTGAATTTGATAGTGTTGATGCTCATGTGGGCGTTAAACTGACATATGACAGTCTGGACAATACTTTCTCAGCTCGCTCAGGAACTAAAGCCGGTATTAAAGCTAAGTTTCACGGCAAAAAAGTCGGTGGTGACTTTGACTATCAGGACTACCATCTATTTGTTAATAACTACACTAGGCTATCTCCAAAGTGGGGCTTAGGTGTACGCCTTGATGGTAAGTCTGCTACCGAAGGCGTGCCTTTCTATGCCAAGCCATTTATTGATATGCGCGGTATGGCAGCAATGCGCTACCAGGCTGATAACACTGCTTTAGGTGAAATTGAGCTGAGTTACGATATTGATGACCGCTGGACTGTGCTTGGTTTTGCCGGCACAGGTAAAGCCTTTGACCATAACCAAAGCTTTAGTGATGCAAAATGGCAAAGTGCGCAAGGCGGTGGTTTCCGTTACTTGATTGCAAGACAGCTAGGGATCCGCGCTGGTATCGATATAGCCAAAGGCCCCGAAGAGTGGACAACTTATATTCAGTTTGGCGGCGCTTGGTAA
- the folM gene encoding dihydromonapterin reductase translates to MSRTVLITGIGKRIGFSLAKYLLAKGHKVIGTYRTHYSSVEQLAKLGATVIPCDFCQEGAIDALIEQVSQHTQLDTIIHNASDWLPDNADMPPQQIMQRMMQVHVNAPYQINLGLSELLQANAKLHDDCIGASNIIHITDYVAEKGSKKHIAYAASKAALHNLTLSFATSLAPAVKVNSIAPAMILFNESDDDAYKSKTLAKAILPKEAGNSEIHSLVEYLLSSHYVTGRSFAVDGGRHLK, encoded by the coding sequence ATGAGTCGTACGGTATTAATAACAGGTATTGGTAAGCGCATTGGCTTTTCATTAGCCAAGTATTTGTTAGCGAAAGGGCATAAAGTGATTGGCACTTATCGCACACACTATAGCAGTGTTGAGCAGCTTGCTAAGCTTGGGGCAACGGTGATCCCTTGTGATTTTTGCCAAGAGGGCGCCATCGATGCCCTAATAGAGCAAGTTAGCCAGCATACTCAACTTGATACCATTATTCATAACGCATCTGACTGGTTACCAGACAATGCCGATATGCCGCCGCAGCAGATTATGCAGCGCATGATGCAGGTACATGTTAACGCCCCATACCAAATTAACTTGGGCCTGAGTGAATTGTTACAAGCCAATGCTAAGCTGCATGACGACTGCATTGGCGCGAGCAATATTATCCACATTACCGATTACGTCGCAGAAAAGGGCAGTAAAAAGCACATTGCCTATGCAGCGAGTAAAGCTGCTTTGCATAACTTAACCCTCTCTTTTGCAACTAGCCTAGCCCCAGCGGTAAAGGTTAATTCCATTGCGCCGGCGATGATCTTGTTTAATGAGTCAGATGATGATGCATACAAGAGCAAAACCCTTGCCAAAGCGATTTTGCCAAAAGAGGCGGGCAACAGTGAAATTCACTCGCTGGTGGAGTATTTGCTAAGCAGCCACTACGTCACAGGCCGCAGTTTTGCTGTTGATGGTGGTCGGCATTTGAAGTAA
- a CDS encoding cytochrome P460 family protein: MSNTINKSRVLMAVTALISTMVLSMNANAEVSYKDTFADTKSRTSIVDEQGQIHLPEDYALQGFVHLGSNTVTRPDDGVLQNINSAYTQADALIEFNKTGVWPDGTVIIKDIRFVSENMSLLSGEVQHQASRDIAFVMVKDSTMRFYQSEHKQLWDSSWGWAQYDNPEQPLTNTNKNAEYCQGATYRKRQTTGYILKFIIVLNCLACPHHPS, from the coding sequence ATGAGCAACACAATCAACAAATCACGAGTATTAATGGCTGTAACGGCATTAATTAGTACCATGGTGTTAAGCATGAATGCTAACGCTGAGGTTTCCTACAAAGACACCTTTGCTGATACCAAATCAAGAACAAGCATCGTGGACGAGCAAGGGCAAATTCATCTACCTGAAGACTATGCACTTCAAGGCTTTGTGCATCTAGGTAGCAATACAGTGACTCGTCCTGATGATGGCGTGTTGCAAAACATTAACTCAGCCTACACTCAAGCCGATGCGTTAATTGAATTCAACAAAACCGGTGTGTGGCCAGACGGCACAGTCATTATAAAAGACATCCGCTTTGTATCAGAAAACATGTCATTACTGTCAGGGGAAGTGCAACATCAAGCTAGCCGTGACATTGCCTTTGTGATGGTAAAAGATTCGACCATGCGTTTTTATCAGTCTGAGCACAAGCAGCTATGGGATAGCAGCTGGGGTTGGGCACAATATGATAATCCAGAGCAACCACTCACCAATACCAACAAGAATGCCGAGTATTGTCAGGGTGCCACTTACCGCAAAAGGCAAACGACTGGTTACATCTTGAAATTTATCATCGTATTAAATTGCCTAGCTTGCCCGCATCACCCAAGCTAA
- a CDS encoding linear amide C-N hydrolase — protein MKKSIIAFAIAATVSAGFAQACTTAVYGNDQAQMTMRTMDWFGQDQAVVVGTGKGMATQYSETDGVETTSKFAALKIESFNPGVVAEAMNENGFEARILYLGKEAGTKFAADTAEKPNVDAGMVPTWAVDNFDNVADVINALQQVDVVPTGICDLPNHEGECIYPPVHYQFADASGNAAVVEFIDGEMKVYTEYGANYMSNDPAFDQHLKADAEKVEPNATINPLDRRLRAKVIVEDLYTRNVTDINKAKLSLKAVGATVFAGYDQLDKEVNDIFPTLWTNYTDRTNKTWTLDRYDSWAAEQYSFEQFDTTAAKRVVLGQNPNL, from the coding sequence ATGAAAAAGTCAATTATCGCATTCGCTATCGCTGCAACAGTTTCTGCAGGTTTCGCTCAAGCATGTACCACAGCAGTATATGGCAATGACCAAGCACAAATGACCATGCGCACTATGGACTGGTTTGGTCAAGACCAAGCAGTTGTAGTTGGCACAGGCAAAGGCATGGCGACTCAGTACAGTGAAACTGACGGTGTAGAAACCACCAGCAAATTTGCTGCGCTAAAAATTGAGTCTTTTAATCCTGGCGTTGTAGCAGAAGCCATGAACGAAAACGGCTTTGAAGCACGTATTCTTTACCTAGGTAAAGAAGCAGGTACCAAGTTTGCGGCTGACACAGCAGAAAAACCAAATGTAGATGCTGGCATGGTTCCAACTTGGGCGGTAGACAACTTCGATAATGTTGCTGACGTAATTAATGCTCTGCAACAGGTGGACGTAGTCCCAACAGGTATCTGTGACCTACCAAACCACGAAGGTGAATGTATTTACCCACCAGTGCACTACCAATTTGCTGATGCAAGCGGCAACGCTGCAGTCGTTGAGTTCATCGATGGTGAAATGAAGGTATACACCGAATATGGTGCAAACTACATGAGTAACGACCCAGCATTTGACCAACACTTAAAAGCTGACGCTGAAAAAGTAGAGCCTAACGCAACGATTAACCCATTAGATCGTCGTCTACGTGCCAAGGTCATTGTTGAGGACTTATATACTCGCAATGTAACCGACATTAACAAAGCTAAGCTGTCACTAAAAGCAGTTGGTGCAACAGTATTCGCGGGTTACGACCAGTTAGACAAAGAAGTGAACGATATCTTCCCAACACTTTGGACTAACTACACCGACCGTACTAACAAAACCTGGACGCTAGATCGCTACGACAGCTGGGCAGCAGAGCAATATAGCTTTGAGCAATTCGACACCACAGCAGCAAAACGTGTGGTACTAGGTCAAAACCCAAACCTATAA